The genome window CGCGCCGTGAACTCGTCCAGACACAGCGCGGCGCGGACGCCATGGACCTTGTTGGCCGCGATCTGCTCGCCCTGGCCGCTGCCGCCCATGACGACGCCGAGGTCGGCTTCCGCGTTCACGACCGCCCGTCCCACCGCGGCGCAGTAAGGCGGGTAGTCGACCGCCTCTTCCGAGTCGGTGCCGAGGTCGACGATGTCGTGGCCGAGATCGACGAGATGCTTAGCGACGGCCACCTTCAGCCGGTATCCGGCATGGTCGGCTCCGAGGGCGATCCTCACCAGTGTCCCGTCGCGTAAGCAGCGTGAATGTCCAGAGCGACACTGCGCGCCGAGGGCAAGGCGCGAGGAGGGCGCATACCCGCAGGGTATGTAACCGACGAGGAACGCAGCCATCGGTGATGCAGGGGCGTTCTGGCGTCACGGTGATCTACGCGTCGGGGCACCTACGCAGCATATCCATGGACCCTTCGCGACCTGCGGTATCCGGCGAGGAACGGGTGGACCTAGACCCCCGACCCGCACAGCAGATCCGCCAGTCTGCGGACGCCGATCTCGATCTCTCCCGCGGCTCGCTCGTAGGCGAAGACCGGCAGGCCCATCGGGTCGTCGAGGTCGAGCGCCCGGCGCGGTTCCGGCCGACCGGCACGCAGCAACGTCTGCAAGCGGGCCGTCGCCTCCGTCGAGGGGCATTCCTCGACCTCCATCTCCGCGAGCTCCTTCATGAGGATCATCTTGGTTCCGACGTCCTTCGCGACCTCGCGGAGCTCCCGTGCATGCACGCTCGTCATGGCGACGACCAGATCCGCCTCCGCCAGCTCCGCGGGGTCGACGGGACGGGAGCGGTGGTCGTCGAACTCGATCCCCCGGTCCCTAAGGACCTCCAAAGCCTCGGGCTGCGCCGGGTTCCCGAAGCCGGCCCAGGTGCCCGCAGAGGCAACCTCGATGTCACGGC of Actinomycetota bacterium contains these proteins:
- the rpiB gene encoding ribose 5-phosphate isomerase B, producing the protein MRIALGADHAGYRLKVAVAKHLVDLGHDIVDLGTDSEEAVDYPPYCAAVGRAVVNAEADLGVVMGGSGQGEQIAANKVHGVRAALCLDEFTARLARQHNDANVLSLGGRIVAEHMACAILDVFLTTEFESGRHDRRLALIAEIEKEECR
- a CDS encoding low molecular weight phosphotyrosine protein phosphatase translates to MKVLMVCTGNICRSPMAEVMLREELARRGCRDIEVASAGTWAGFGNPAQPEALEVLRDRGIEFDDHRSRPVDPAELAEADLVVAMTSVHARELREVAKDVGTKMILMKELAEMEVEECPSTEATARLQTLLRAGRPEPRRALDLDDPMGLPVFAYERAAGEIEIGVRRLADLLCGSGV